A region from the Spirochaeta thermophila DSM 6192 genome encodes:
- a CDS encoding methyl-accepting chemotaxis protein: MKLRTRLFLVVLATGFLLLLGMGSLLVQNHLSTLLEDVQLQTHNLLLAAGDFISASKDLIAYDTARRSTEYLEDILARWKEAIATVEERIEALSTHRGVRYLPASLREDILAIPHLWRLNKRFFSQTEQQVNALLTDVQIPQRFRRGLLQIQVDLLTNQGESGMAGYYITQAMGYLYTTINVAEEFFSSQLMRLSSEVQTHVTRTKQLIHTGVISLLVLSILLSALLVIRITRSLSQRIRMINTLIGEIKTQRITPSIIRELDTLGGRRDELGEIALHTSQVMDVLRSFLLSVQQAAAEVEALKNALATGLSESAASVEEITRNIGSFREMVEHLERAIDVTGGAISSIVGRIEEIHQDIQRQASHIAESSSAIEEMNAAIQQASSLARERREGLQHLMELIRENGEKIAGTQEVISTVSREITNVQEIIEIIDSIAEQTNILSMNAAIESAHAGEAGKGFAVVAEEIRKLAESTEQHAGGITRALKGMTEQVTKALQTSNESAESFEHIREEMKKFTYSLEEIASIMTQLSTASTQILEHIHTITRITGKIKGESDEIAGRISEIHQAAESTQSTSLMVKQSIEEIERGIGEISKAMHEVDSLAQEMKLRMDELKERVHEFELEEAGKP; the protein is encoded by the coding sequence ATGAAATTACGAACCCGGCTGTTCCTCGTGGTGCTCGCTACGGGATTCCTCCTCCTCCTGGGGATGGGATCCCTCCTGGTGCAGAATCACCTCTCGACCCTGCTCGAGGATGTGCAGCTCCAGACGCACAACCTCCTCCTCGCCGCAGGCGACTTCATCTCGGCCTCGAAAGACCTCATCGCCTACGACACCGCCCGCAGATCCACGGAATACCTCGAGGACATCCTCGCCCGGTGGAAGGAGGCGATCGCTACGGTGGAAGAGAGGATAGAGGCCCTCTCCACCCATCGTGGAGTCCGGTATCTTCCGGCATCCCTGAGAGAAGACATCCTCGCGATCCCCCACCTCTGGCGGCTCAACAAGCGCTTCTTCTCCCAGACTGAGCAGCAGGTGAACGCTCTCCTCACCGATGTCCAGATCCCGCAACGGTTCCGCCGGGGCCTCCTGCAGATACAGGTGGACCTGCTCACGAATCAGGGCGAGTCAGGCATGGCGGGATACTACATCACCCAAGCCATGGGCTACCTCTATACCACCATCAATGTGGCCGAGGAGTTCTTCTCCTCACAACTCATGCGGCTTTCCTCGGAGGTACAGACGCACGTCACACGAACGAAACAGCTGATCCACACAGGGGTGATCTCTCTGCTCGTGCTCTCGATTCTTCTCTCCGCCCTCCTCGTCATACGGATCACCCGGAGCCTCTCTCAGCGGATCCGGATGATCAACACCCTTATCGGCGAGATCAAGACACAGAGGATCACACCCTCCATCATCAGGGAACTCGACACCCTGGGAGGCCGGAGAGATGAACTCGGTGAGATTGCGCTCCACACCTCCCAGGTGATGGACGTGCTGCGGTCCTTCCTCCTCTCGGTCCAGCAGGCGGCAGCGGAGGTGGAGGCGCTCAAGAACGCCCTCGCAACAGGGCTTTCGGAATCGGCGGCGTCCGTGGAGGAGATCACCAGGAACATAGGCTCCTTCCGAGAAATGGTGGAGCATCTCGAACGGGCGATCGATGTGACCGGAGGGGCCATCTCTTCCATCGTAGGGAGGATAGAGGAGATCCACCAGGACATACAGCGGCAGGCCTCACACATCGCAGAGAGTTCGTCGGCCATAGAGGAGATGAATGCCGCCATCCAGCAGGCCTCCAGCCTCGCCCGGGAGAGGAGGGAAGGGCTCCAGCATCTCATGGAGCTCATCAGGGAGAACGGGGAGAAGATCGCCGGCACCCAGGAGGTCATCTCCACCGTCTCGCGGGAGATCACCAACGTCCAGGAGATCATCGAGATCATCGATTCCATCGCGGAACAGACCAACATCCTCTCGATGAACGCGGCGATCGAGAGCGCACACGCGGGGGAAGCCGGCAAGGGATTCGCGGTCGTCGCCGAAGAGATACGGAAGCTGGCGGAATCCACCGAGCAGCACGCAGGAGGTATCACTCGAGCGCTCAAAGGCATGACGGAACAGGTCACGAAGGCCCTCCAGACGAGCAACGAGAGCGCAGAGTCCTTCGAGCACATCAGGGAGGAGATGAAGAAATTCACCTACAGCCTCGAGGAGATCGCTTCCATCATGACGCAACTCTCCACGGCGAGCACCCAGATCCTCGAACACATCCATACCATCACCCGGATCACGGGAAAGATCAAAGGGGAATCGGACGAAATCGCGGGAAGGATCTCCGAGATCCACCAGGCAGCGGAGAGCACGCAAAGCACGTCGCTGATGGTGAAACAGAGCATAGAAGAGATCGAGCGAGGGATCGGGGAGATCAGCAAGGCCATGCACGAGGTGGACAGCCTCGCCCAGGAAATGAAGCTGCGAATGGACGAACTCAAGGAGAGGGTCCACGAGTTCGAACTGGAAGAGGCGGGGAAGCCGTAG
- the amrB gene encoding AmmeMemoRadiSam system protein B — protein MKVRERMLPPGWYPDEKEEVLEEIAGWKRLERRLSTPAVACIVPHAGWYFSGELAFMGIRSLDPEAEVVAVVGGHLSERSPLLYMPEDGLSTPLGDLPVERPLVETLREHVPTEPDVYPDNTVEIQLPLVKYCFPHASVVGLRCPPLLEVAERTARVLYDYGKETGKKPVVIGSTDLTHYGPQYGFTPVGVGRQAEEWVRFSNDQAIIEAFTSLDTARALDLALTRSAACSCGGAAVAMEYARLCGREKGTLLAYMQSSEKHPSRSFVGYAAVAF, from the coding sequence ATGAAAGTGAGGGAGAGGATGCTTCCTCCGGGCTGGTACCCCGACGAAAAGGAGGAAGTGCTCGAGGAGATCGCAGGGTGGAAGCGTCTCGAGCGACGTCTTTCCACTCCTGCAGTGGCCTGTATCGTACCACACGCGGGGTGGTACTTCTCGGGAGAGCTCGCCTTCATGGGGATACGGAGCCTCGATCCCGAGGCGGAGGTGGTGGCCGTGGTGGGGGGACATCTCTCGGAACGTTCGCCTCTCCTCTACATGCCCGAGGACGGACTCTCCACTCCGTTGGGTGACCTCCCGGTGGAACGGCCGCTCGTGGAGACCCTCCGGGAGCACGTGCCCACCGAGCCCGATGTGTACCCCGACAACACGGTGGAGATCCAGCTTCCCCTCGTGAAGTACTGCTTCCCCCATGCGAGTGTGGTGGGCCTGCGGTGTCCGCCCCTCCTCGAGGTGGCCGAGCGCACCGCCCGGGTCCTCTACGACTACGGCAAGGAGACGGGGAAGAAGCCTGTGGTCATAGGTTCCACCGACCTCACCCACTACGGCCCCCAGTACGGGTTCACCCCGGTGGGGGTGGGAAGGCAGGCCGAGGAGTGGGTGCGGTTCTCCAACGACCAGGCCATCATCGAGGCCTTCACCTCGCTCGACACCGCGCGCGCCCTCGATCTCGCCCTCACCCGCTCGGCGGCCTGTTCGTGCGGCGGTGCGGCGGTGGCCATGGAGTACGCACGGCTGTGCGGGAGGGAGAAGGGCACCCTCCTCGCCTACATGCAGAGCTCGGAGAAGCATCCCTCCCGCTCCTTCGTAGGATACGCGGCGGTGGCGTTCTAG
- the thrS gene encoding threonine--tRNA ligase — protein sequence MGAPDIERIRHSAAHIMADAVLRLFPEAKFAIGPAIDTGFYYDFDLPRSLTPEDLEKIEELMRKTIEEDLPFEREVISREEARELFKDQPYKLEILEEIPEGEEVSIYRHGTFVDLCRGPHVERTGQINPDAVKLLSIAGAYWRGDERRPMLQRIYGTAWHTPKELRQYLEHLKEVEKRDHRRLGKELDLFSVHEEAGPGLIYWHPKGARIRLEIENFWREQHLARGYEVLYTPHIGKAWLWETSGHLSFYKENMYAPMEVDKSDYYIKPMNCPFHIMIYKTRLRSYRELPLRWAELGTVYRYERSGVLHGLLRVRGFTQDDAHIFCTPEQIEDEILETLRFSLFMWETFGFSDVKAYLSTRPEKSVGEPERWEQATGSLRKAIEREGLDYEVDEGGGAFYGPKIDIKVRDALGREWQTSTIQFDFNLPERFDITYVDADGREKRPYMVHRALLGSLERFFGILIEHYGGAFPVWLAPVQVVVIPVSDVFAGYAQEVVRALREAGVRAEADLSADRMNAKIRKAQQEKIPYAVIVGQREQEGRTVSVRVRGGEQRNGVALGAFVEDVARRMRERVLEL from the coding sequence ATGGGCGCACCCGATATAGAGAGGATTCGTCACTCTGCCGCGCACATCATGGCCGATGCGGTGCTCAGGCTCTTCCCGGAGGCAAAGTTCGCCATAGGGCCTGCCATCGATACCGGGTTCTACTACGATTTCGATCTTCCCCGTTCGCTCACGCCCGAGGATCTGGAGAAGATCGAGGAGCTCATGCGCAAGACCATTGAGGAGGACCTTCCTTTCGAGCGCGAGGTGATCTCCAGAGAGGAGGCGCGCGAGCTCTTCAAGGATCAGCCGTACAAGCTCGAGATCCTGGAGGAGATCCCCGAAGGGGAAGAGGTCTCCATCTACCGGCACGGTACCTTCGTGGATCTGTGCCGGGGCCCGCATGTGGAGCGGACCGGCCAGATCAACCCCGATGCGGTGAAGCTCCTCTCCATCGCCGGTGCCTACTGGCGGGGGGATGAACGACGGCCCATGCTCCAGCGGATCTACGGGACGGCATGGCACACGCCCAAGGAGCTCCGTCAGTACCTCGAACACCTCAAGGAGGTGGAGAAGCGCGACCACCGCAGGCTCGGCAAGGAGCTCGATCTCTTCTCGGTGCACGAGGAGGCGGGTCCCGGTCTCATCTACTGGCACCCCAAGGGGGCCCGGATCCGCCTCGAGATAGAGAACTTCTGGCGAGAGCAGCACCTTGCGCGGGGCTACGAGGTCCTCTACACCCCCCACATCGGCAAGGCGTGGCTCTGGGAGACCTCGGGGCACCTCTCGTTCTACAAGGAGAACATGTACGCCCCCATGGAGGTGGACAAGAGCGACTACTACATCAAGCCCATGAACTGTCCCTTCCACATCATGATCTACAAGACCAGGCTCAGGTCGTACAGGGAGCTCCCCCTCAGGTGGGCCGAGCTCGGCACGGTGTACCGGTATGAGCGATCGGGTGTGCTCCACGGGCTCCTGCGGGTGAGGGGGTTCACCCAGGACGACGCGCACATCTTCTGTACGCCCGAACAGATAGAGGACGAGATCTTGGAGACGCTCAGGTTCTCGCTCTTCATGTGGGAGACCTTCGGCTTCTCCGATGTGAAGGCCTACCTCTCCACGAGGCCTGAGAAGAGCGTGGGTGAGCCTGAACGATGGGAACAGGCCACCGGCTCGCTGCGAAAGGCGATCGAGCGAGAAGGGCTCGACTACGAGGTGGACGAGGGAGGCGGTGCCTTCTACGGCCCGAAGATCGATATCAAGGTGAGGGATGCGCTGGGGAGGGAGTGGCAGACCTCCACGATCCAGTTCGACTTCAACCTCCCGGAGCGGTTCGATATCACCTACGTGGATGCCGACGGGAGGGAGAAGCGGCCCTACATGGTGCACCGGGCGCTCCTCGGCTCGCTCGAGCGTTTCTTCGGGATCCTCATCGAGCACTACGGCGGGGCGTTCCCGGTGTGGCTCGCCCCTGTGCAGGTGGTGGTGATCCCGGTCTCGGATGTGTTCGCCGGGTATGCGCAGGAGGTGGTGAGGGCGCTGCGGGAGGCGGGGGTGCGGGCGGAGGCCGACCTCTCGGCGGACCGCATGAACGCCAAGATCCGCAAGGCCCAGCAGGAGAAGATCCCCTACGCGGTGATCGTGGGGCAGCGGGAGCAGGAGGGGCGGACGGTCTCGGTGCGGGTGAGGGGAGGGGAGCAGCGAAATGGGGTGGCGCTGGGGGCCTTTGTGGAGGATGTGGCGCGCAGGATGCGCGAGAGGGTGCTGGAGCTATGA
- a CDS encoding WGR domain-containing protein, producing MQIVLYKKAKDTHTHYYEINDRQLHLFSSYGFTVRWWREGASSRERHYSFPSRSERDSALQRLLQRKYREGYRVLYHYFRHRLPAALPGLLRRMGGG from the coding sequence ATGCAGATAGTGCTCTACAAGAAGGCGAAGGATACACACACCCACTACTACGAGATAAACGACCGGCAACTCCATCTCTTCTCGAGCTACGGGTTCACCGTGAGGTGGTGGAGGGAAGGGGCCTCTTCGAGGGAGCGCCACTACTCGTTCCCCTCACGGAGCGAGAGGGACTCCGCCCTCCAACGACTCCTCCAGAGAAAGTATCGAGAGGGCTACCGGGTGCTCTACCACTATTTCCGCCACAGGTTGCCGGCCGCCCTCCCCGGTCTCCTCCGTCGTATGGGAGGGGGATAG
- a CDS encoding NAD(P)-dependent oxidoreductase — protein sequence MKIGFIGLGSLGSAIAGRLASCGHELLVWNRTREKAEASGFPVADSPADLVSRSEVVCLCLFDSTAVRDVLSGEDGICSVDLSGKVVVDFTTNHYKEVTSFYDLCRARGGEYLESPVLGSGVPASKGELTVVVSGKEDAFKRVEAPLLSCIGRHIFYLGEPGLASKMKVVNNLTLGVFMAAIAEALAVGEAAGISRQTVLDILSVGGGESLVLRAKKDRLVKEDFSTHFSNALIYKDLHCLEDLAYELKKSVPTAAAAKELFAQTFTRGCAHEDFSSVWKVVR from the coding sequence ATGAAGATAGGATTCATCGGGCTCGGCTCACTGGGCTCCGCCATCGCCGGGAGGCTCGCCTCGTGCGGTCACGAGCTCCTCGTGTGGAACCGTACCAGGGAGAAGGCCGAGGCCTCTGGATTCCCGGTCGCTGATTCCCCTGCGGACCTCGTCTCACGGAGCGAGGTGGTGTGCCTCTGCCTCTTCGACAGCACGGCGGTGAGAGACGTGCTGTCGGGGGAGGACGGGATCTGCAGCGTCGATCTCTCGGGCAAGGTGGTCGTAGACTTCACCACCAACCACTACAAGGAGGTGACCTCCTTCTACGACCTCTGTCGTGCCCGTGGTGGGGAGTACCTGGAGTCTCCGGTCCTTGGCTCGGGGGTACCGGCCTCCAAGGGGGAGCTCACCGTGGTGGTGAGTGGAAAGGAGGATGCCTTCAAACGGGTGGAAGCCCCCCTCCTCTCCTGTATAGGCAGGCACATCTTCTATCTCGGTGAACCCGGCCTTGCGAGCAAGATGAAGGTGGTGAACAACCTCACCCTGGGGGTGTTCATGGCGGCCATTGCCGAGGCCCTGGCCGTGGGAGAGGCTGCGGGTATCTCCCGGCAGACGGTCCTCGACATCCTGTCGGTAGGAGGTGGTGAATCGCTCGTACTCCGGGCGAAGAAGGATCGGCTCGTGAAGGAGGATTTTTCCACCCACTTCTCCAACGCGCTCATCTACAAAGACCTGCACTGCCTCGAAGACCTCGCGTACGAGCTCAAGAAGAGCGTGCCCACGGCCGCAGCGGCGAAGGAGCTCTTCGCCCAGACCTTCACGCGCGGGTGCGCGCACGAGGACTTCTCCTCCGTGTGGAAGGTGGTGAGATGA
- a CDS encoding DUF4340 domain-containing protein has product MQRTRLLWITNAVLAVLLFVRLVAGGHDEAPRLLPGAPEEVERIEIEGDAPVVLVREEGRWWLDEEGGMVPADASKVTRFLSFLYGFLRSDAVTEDPAAYGELGLEPGLRVVVRVEGVGRVGLVFGAVGEVPRTQYVRLEEERVVYRVDASAGFYATRGPRFWREVRPWGGVAPDEVLSVRIEWKGGLLFLARSEQGGGEVWVVRRGDRVERVGREDAVAYLAALTEWEAEDVAAQDGVEGEGQVVVEWEDGRVRRWVVGEEGERVVVWPEGAAYAYFAPPASFSRLLEGP; this is encoded by the coding sequence ATGCAGAGGACTAGGCTCCTGTGGATCACGAACGCCGTGCTCGCCGTACTCCTCTTCGTACGGCTCGTCGCGGGCGGTCACGACGAGGCCCCCCGCCTCCTCCCCGGTGCGCCGGAGGAGGTGGAGCGTATAGAGATCGAAGGGGATGCGCCCGTCGTGCTCGTGCGTGAGGAGGGGAGATGGTGGCTCGATGAGGAGGGGGGCATGGTGCCGGCGGATGCCTCCAAGGTGACGCGCTTCCTCTCGTTCCTGTACGGCTTTCTCCGGAGCGATGCGGTCACGGAGGACCCTGCGGCCTACGGGGAGCTGGGGCTCGAGCCGGGGCTCCGGGTGGTGGTGCGCGTCGAGGGCGTCGGGCGCGTGGGGCTCGTGTTCGGAGCGGTGGGCGAGGTGCCGCGCACCCAGTACGTGCGGCTCGAGGAGGAGCGCGTGGTCTACCGGGTGGACGCCTCGGCCGGGTTCTACGCCACGCGGGGGCCGCGGTTCTGGAGGGAGGTGCGGCCGTGGGGAGGGGTGGCGCCGGATGAGGTCCTCTCGGTGCGCATCGAGTGGAAGGGAGGGCTCCTCTTCCTCGCACGCAGCGAGCAGGGAGGGGGTGAGGTGTGGGTGGTGCGGAGGGGGGATCGGGTAGAGAGGGTGGGGCGCGAGGATGCCGTCGCCTACCTCGCGGCGCTCACCGAGTGGGAGGCGGAGGACGTGGCGGCGCAGGACGGGGTGGAGGGGGAGGGGCAGGTGGTGGTGGAGTGGGAGGACGGCAGGGTGCGGCGGTGGGTGGTGGGGGAGGAGGGGGAGAGGGTAGTGGTGTGGCCGGAGGGGGCCGCCTACGCCTACTTCGCCCCGCCCGCCTCCTTCTCCAGGCTACTCGAGGGCCCCTGA
- a CDS encoding carboxypeptidase M32: MRPDDAVRRLKDYWREVVLLSHVQALLGWDQETYMPEGAVEERAAQQALLQGLIHRRKTAPEVGELLAAAGASEERPEGAEELGEVERALVRETYREWRRATKLPEDLVRRFAETTSRAQVVWQRARAEDDFGMFAPHLEEILSLVREIAERLGYEEHPYDALLDEYEPYMKASQVRAVFDQLEGPLVRLLEEIMEAGEVDDSPLHRHFPREGQEQVSRRILTDMGFDWKRGRLDVSAHPFTTTLAEGDIRITTRYMEDFLPSSLFGSIHEGGHALYEQGIAEDLAGTILADGTSLGIHESQSRFWENVVGRSRAFWQKYFPLLKETFSSLSDVEFERFYRAINKVKPSHIRVEADEVTYNLHILLRFRLELALVEGRLAVKDLPEAWREESRRLLGIVPERDAEGVLQDIHWSFGGIGYFPTYTLGNLYSAQFARAMERDLGDLSSLIAEARFDAILGWLREKIHRHGRTYPAHELCLRATGETLNPDYFLSYLRGKYSDVYGLS; this comes from the coding sequence ATGCGACCGGATGATGCGGTGAGACGGCTCAAGGACTACTGGCGGGAGGTGGTGCTCCTCTCCCACGTACAGGCCCTCCTGGGCTGGGATCAGGAGACCTACATGCCCGAGGGGGCGGTGGAGGAGCGGGCGGCGCAGCAGGCCCTGCTCCAGGGGCTCATCCACCGGCGCAAGACCGCGCCCGAGGTGGGGGAACTGCTCGCGGCCGCGGGGGCGAGCGAGGAGCGGCCGGAGGGGGCGGAGGAGCTGGGCGAGGTGGAGCGCGCCCTGGTGCGGGAGACCTACCGGGAGTGGCGGAGGGCCACGAAGCTGCCGGAGGACCTCGTGCGACGGTTCGCGGAGACCACCAGCAGGGCCCAGGTGGTCTGGCAGCGGGCGAGGGCCGAGGACGATTTTGGGATGTTCGCCCCCCATCTCGAGGAGATCCTCTCCCTTGTGAGGGAGATCGCAGAGCGGCTCGGGTACGAGGAGCACCCCTACGATGCCCTCCTCGACGAGTACGAGCCGTACATGAAGGCCTCCCAGGTGCGGGCGGTCTTCGACCAGCTCGAAGGGCCCCTGGTCCGGCTTCTTGAGGAGATCATGGAGGCAGGCGAGGTGGACGACTCCCCCCTCCATCGGCACTTCCCGAGGGAAGGCCAGGAACAGGTCTCACGGCGTATCCTCACGGATATGGGCTTCGACTGGAAGAGGGGCCGGCTCGATGTCTCGGCCCATCCGTTCACCACGACCCTCGCTGAGGGGGACATCAGGATCACCACCCGTTACATGGAGGATTTCCTCCCCTCATCCCTCTTCGGTTCCATCCACGAGGGGGGGCATGCCCTCTACGAGCAGGGTATAGCCGAGGATCTGGCGGGAACCATCCTCGCGGACGGCACGTCCCTGGGGATCCACGAATCCCAGTCGAGGTTCTGGGAGAACGTGGTGGGGAGAAGCCGGGCCTTCTGGCAGAAGTACTTCCCGCTCCTCAAGGAGACGTTCTCGTCTCTCTCGGATGTGGAGTTCGAGAGATTCTATCGGGCCATAAACAAGGTGAAGCCCTCGCACATCAGGGTGGAGGCGGATGAGGTCACCTACAACCTCCACATCCTCCTCAGGTTCAGGCTCGAGCTCGCCCTGGTAGAGGGTCGCCTCGCCGTGAAGGATCTGCCTGAGGCCTGGCGGGAGGAGAGCAGGCGGCTCCTCGGCATCGTACCGGAACGGGATGCCGAGGGCGTCCTCCAGGACATCCACTGGTCGTTCGGGGGGATCGGCTACTTCCCCACCTACACCCTGGGGAACCTCTACAGCGCCCAGTTTGCCCGTGCGATGGAGCGCGATCTGGGAGACCTCTCCTCCCTCATCGCCGAGGCACGGTTCGACGCCATCCTCGGCTGGTTGCGGGAAAAGATCCACCGTCACGGCAGGACCTATCCCGCCCATGAGCTGTGCCTCCGGGCCACCGGTGAGACGCTGAACCCAGACTACTTCCTTTCGTATCTCAGAGGGAAGTACTCCGATGTCTACGGCCTATCTTGA
- a CDS encoding RtcB family protein, producing MELVRESTYRYVIPPHEDMRVPAVVYTTEDLLPLLTKDEALRQLTNVARLPGVVRCAVGMPDMHQGYAFPIGTVAAFDIEEGVVSPGGVGFDINCGVRVIRTSLTAPEVKGVLEELGNILFATVPAGLGSRGLEKFSHKEARRAMRKGLGWALEKGMAMEEDLEATEEEGCLKDADPQLVSDEALDRGREEFGTLGSGNHFLEIDVVEKVFDPKKAQALGLFEGQVVIWIHTGSRGLGHQIAMDYMEKMRPRMESYGIPLFERDFVSLPVKAPQSQAYLGAMAAAANFAWVNRQLITHRVREAFSRVFRRPGDELGLFLLYDVAHNIAKYEVYKVDGAERMLLVHRKGATRAFPAGHPALRGIFREVGQPILLPGDMKRGSYILLGTERALEESFGSVAHGAGRQMSRHAAKKAFGFKEMQEDLARDEIRLYAVDRRRAQEEAPGAYKDVDTVVKPLVGEGLAVPVVRTRPLLVIKG from the coding sequence ATGGAGCTCGTGCGCGAGAGCACCTATCGTTACGTGATCCCCCCTCATGAGGATATGCGGGTGCCAGCCGTGGTGTACACCACCGAGGACCTTCTCCCCCTCCTCACGAAAGACGAGGCCCTGAGGCAGCTCACTAATGTGGCGCGACTCCCCGGGGTGGTGCGGTGCGCGGTGGGCATGCCCGACATGCACCAGGGGTACGCCTTCCCCATAGGCACGGTGGCGGCCTTCGACATAGAGGAGGGCGTGGTCTCACCCGGCGGGGTAGGGTTCGACATCAACTGTGGGGTGAGGGTCATCCGCACCTCCCTTACCGCCCCCGAGGTGAAGGGGGTCCTCGAGGAGCTCGGGAACATCCTCTTCGCCACCGTACCCGCAGGCCTTGGCTCCCGAGGGCTCGAGAAGTTCTCGCACAAGGAGGCCCGGCGTGCCATGAGGAAAGGGCTCGGATGGGCCCTGGAGAAAGGCATGGCGATGGAGGAGGACCTTGAAGCCACCGAGGAGGAGGGATGCCTCAAGGACGCCGACCCCCAGCTGGTGAGCGACGAGGCCCTCGACAGGGGCCGGGAGGAGTTCGGCACCCTGGGGAGCGGCAACCACTTCCTCGAGATCGACGTGGTGGAGAAGGTCTTCGATCCTAAGAAGGCGCAGGCGCTTGGGCTCTTCGAAGGGCAGGTGGTCATCTGGATCCACACTGGCTCGCGGGGCCTCGGCCACCAGATCGCCATGGACTACATGGAGAAGATGCGGCCCAGGATGGAGTCCTACGGGATCCCCCTCTTCGAGCGCGACTTCGTGAGCCTTCCGGTGAAGGCCCCCCAGTCCCAGGCCTACCTCGGCGCCATGGCAGCGGCCGCCAACTTCGCCTGGGTGAACCGGCAGCTCATCACCCACCGGGTGCGGGAGGCCTTCTCCCGGGTCTTCCGCAGGCCGGGGGACGAGCTCGGCCTCTTCCTCCTCTACGATGTGGCGCACAACATCGCCAAGTACGAGGTGTACAAGGTGGACGGTGCCGAACGGATGCTCCTCGTGCACCGCAAGGGCGCCACCAGGGCCTTCCCCGCAGGCCATCCCGCCCTCAGGGGCATCTTCCGCGAGGTGGGGCAGCCGATCCTCCTTCCCGGGGATATGAAGCGCGGGTCGTACATCCTGCTCGGCACGGAGCGGGCGCTCGAGGAGAGCTTCGGGAGCGTGGCCCACGGTGCGGGCAGGCAGATGAGCCGCCATGCGGCCAAAAAGGCGTTTGGTTTCAAGGAGATGCAGGAGGACCTCGCCCGGGATGAGATCCGCCTCTATGCGGTGGACAGAAGGCGGGCCCAGGAGGAGGCGCCGGGCGCCTACAAGGACGTGGATACGGTGGTGAAACCTCTCGTGGGGGAGGGGCTTGCAGTGCCGGTGGTTCGTACCCGGCCCCTCCTGGTGATCAAGGGGTAG